In a genomic window of archaeon BMS3Bbin15:
- the minD_6 gene encoding septum site-determining protein MinD translates to MIIAVSGKGGTGKTMVSALLIRAMAEKGKYDILAIDSDPDSNLPEALGVEVEKTIGEIREELLGERDKLPIGTSWQQKLEYEAMRALVETDEFDLLSMGRPEGPGCYCAANNVLREIIDTIAKNYDIVIIDTEAGLEHLSRRTTQNVDIMLVVTDTSKRGITTAARIKELAGELKIKFSRLNVIMNRVTPELEDRIKNSVNDIGLEVAGTVPEDELIREFDVEGKPLTELPEESKAYRAIKGIANRLELG, encoded by the coding sequence GGCGGCACAGGAAAAACTATGGTATCTGCACTGCTTATAAGAGCTATGGCAGAGAAGGGCAAATATGATATACTGGCAATAGACAGTGACCCTGACTCGAACCTTCCTGAAGCTCTGGGCGTTGAAGTCGAGAAAACCATAGGCGAGATCAGGGAAGAGCTTCTCGGGGAGAGAGACAAACTACCGATAGGGACGAGCTGGCAGCAGAAGCTTGAGTATGAAGCAATGAGAGCTCTTGTAGAAACCGATGAATTTGATCTGCTCAGTATGGGCAGACCAGAGGGACCTGGGTGCTACTGCGCAGCAAACAATGTGCTAAGAGAGATAATCGATACCATAGCAAAGAATTATGATATTGTTATAATTGATACCGAGGCCGGACTGGAACATCTCTCGAGGAGAACAACCCAGAATGTTGATATAATGCTCGTTGTAACTGATACATCAAAGCGTGGCATAACCACAGCGGCAAGAATCAAGGAACTTGCAGGTGAGCTGAAGATAAAGTTTTCACGCCTTAATGTCATTATGAATAGAGTAACACCTGAACTTGAGGATAGGATTAAGAATTCTGTTAATGATATAGGGCTTGAAGTAGCTGGAACTGTACCTGAAGACGAACTTATCAGAGAATTCGATGTTGAAGGAAAACCCCTGACTGAACTCCCAGAAGAATCTAAAGCCTATAGAGCTATCAAGGGTATAGCCAACAGACTTGAACTGGGGTAG
- the acsD gene encoding corrinoid/iron-sulfur protein small subunit, translating into MAKLNLDEIIRSLVDIDSIELENVKMDVEELIIKAKRAVMMPVMQHQIAQAQAIEKIEEHKKPYRFEPPINEYRGEIAEITLGATRTHGGTRGNEVKLGGQKSLYYFEGGWVNKPVVSFDVFDISQPQFPKALRQVWSEVWDSPGEWAKEAVKHGADVVTIHLVSTDPKVKDTPPSEAVKTVEEVLQAVDVPIVIGGSGNPQKDPVLFEKVAAMAEGEMCMLASANLDLDHKRIVDAAVKHRHNVLSWVSLDINDQKTLNKLLLEEGLPRDRMVQDPTTAALGYGLEYTYTMIQRIKVNGIMGEKELANPVSCGVTNAWAAREAWMNVPQWGPREYRGPLWETVNALSVLLAGGDIMMMLHPNAVAAVKTIRDSIFNDIKSREIVYEDWLKV; encoded by the coding sequence ATGGCAAAGCTTAATCTTGATGAAATTATCAGAAGTCTTGTAGATATTGACAGCATAGAGCTGGAAAATGTGAAGATGGATGTGGAAGAACTCATTATCAAAGCAAAGCGGGCTGTCATGATGCCAGTTATGCAGCATCAAATTGCCCAGGCTCAGGCTATTGAAAAGATTGAAGAGCATAAAAAACCATACAGGTTTGAGCCACCAATAAACGAGTACAGGGGAGAGATAGCTGAGATAACCCTGGGTGCAACAAGAACACATGGTGGGACAAGAGGCAATGAGGTGAAACTTGGAGGACAGAAAAGTTTATATTACTTTGAAGGCGGCTGGGTGAACAAACCTGTTGTTAGCTTTGATGTCTTTGATATATCCCAGCCCCAGTTCCCAAAGGCACTTAGGCAGGTCTGGAGCGAAGTATGGGATTCACCTGGCGAGTGGGCAAAGGAAGCTGTGAAGCATGGAGCAGATGTTGTCACAATTCACCTGGTATCAACTGACCCAAAGGTGAAAGATACCCCCCCAAGTGAGGCAGTTAAAACTGTTGAGGAGGTACTTCAGGCTGTTGACGTCCCTATCGTCATAGGTGGTTCAGGTAATCCACAGAAGGACCCCGTGTTATTTGAAAAAGTGGCGGCTATGGCTGAAGGTGAAATGTGTATGCTTGCTTCAGCAAATCTTGACCTTGACCACAAGCGTATTGTTGATGCAGCAGTTAAACACAGACACAATGTACTCAGCTGGGTTTCTCTTGATATAAATGACCAGAAAACACTCAATAAACTTCTTCTGGAAGAAGGTCTGCCCAGGGATAGAATGGTTCAAGACCCAACCACTGCAGCCCTTGGCTATGGTCTCGAATATACCTATACAATGATTCAAAGGATTAAGGTTAATGGTATCATGGGTGAGAAAGAACTGGCAAACCCTGTGAGCTGCGGTGTGACAAATGCCTGGGCTGCCAGAGAGGCATGGATGAATGTGCCACAGTGGGGCCCAAGAGAATACAGAGGTCCACTCTGGGAAACAGTAAATGCTCTCTCTGTGCTTCTTGCGGGAGGAGATATAATGATGATGCTCCATCCCAATGCTGTTGCCGCTGTAAAAACTATAAGGGATTCCATTTTCAATGATATAAAAAGCAGGGAAATTGTATACGAAGACTGGTTGAAGGTTTGA
- the acsC_1 gene encoding corrinoid/iron-sulfur protein large subunit, protein MTDKITPMDIYRHLPKTNCKKCGYSTCMAFAVEIVNQKAFIDECPTLNEAKYIRQKLAIKENIKKLMSAAPTNLVVHDEKCSGCGTCVVACPVNVSLSLETSGGKGPTKAETIMVVDDGILKIKNIKLCRRFEEEGSSSRPCSVCVDSCSNKSIEFM, encoded by the coding sequence ATGACAGATAAGATTACACCAATGGACATTTACAGGCATCTGCCAAAAACAAACTGTAAGAAATGCGGGTACAGTACATGTATGGCTTTTGCAGTTGAAATAGTTAATCAGAAGGCTTTTATCGACGAATGTCCTACTCTGAATGAAGCAAAGTATATACGCCAGAAACTGGCTATAAAAGAAAATATAAAAAAGCTTATGTCTGCAGCCCCTACAAATCTCGTGGTGCATGATGAAAAGTGCTCCGGCTGTGGAACCTGCGTTGTAGCCTGCCCCGTGAATGTATCACTCAGCCTTGAAACAAGCGGAGGCAAGGGTCCTACAAAAGCTGAGACAATAATGGTAGTTGATGACGGCATACTCAAAATAAAAAATATAAAGTTATGCAGACGGTTTGAAGAGGAAGGGTCCTCATCAAGACCATGCAGTGTATGTGTCGATTCCTGTTCAAATAAATCAATTGAATTCATGTGA
- the acsC_2 gene encoding corrinoid/iron-sulfur protein large subunit, with amino-acid sequence MAKVSPLEIYNCLPGINCKKCGVESCMAFASQLIERDKTYEDCEPLMKDEKFAEKRKKLIELITPPVKEIILGTGERACSIGGEEVMYRHELTFFNQSALFIDISDDIPFDEITEKMTRISNFKIERVGQELTLDGIVIRDKSGDPAKFGEAVVTVIENSDMPVMICSYNLENLEMGAEIAAGKRALLFAATIDNWEDVAEIAVKHECPVVASAPGDIEALGNLVQNLNSKGIEDIVLDIGTFPIGDKYGATLENMAMIRRLAIENNNKLFGYPVLNLPMVAWMNNEDDVKAAIDETILASTLLLRFSDIMVLHSLEMFSLLPLLTLRQNIYTDPRMPIKVDAGVYAIGKPDENSPVLLTTNFALTYYTVASDIESTKKDCYLLVVNTEGLAVEPAMAGTRLTGSLIKETIEESNLGEKVKHRKIIIPGMAARISGEIEDLTGWEVMVGPIDSSRIGAFLDEKWKVK; translated from the coding sequence ATGGCAAAGGTTTCCCCTCTGGAGATATACAATTGTCTCCCTGGAATAAACTGTAAAAAGTGTGGTGTTGAGTCCTGTATGGCTTTTGCCAGTCAGCTCATTGAGAGAGATAAGACCTATGAAGACTGCGAACCCCTGATGAAAGATGAGAAGTTTGCAGAAAAAAGAAAAAAACTTATTGAGCTTATCACACCACCGGTAAAAGAAATAATTTTGGGCACAGGAGAAAGAGCATGTTCCATAGGCGGCGAAGAGGTGATGTACAGACATGAACTTACTTTCTTCAACCAAAGTGCCTTATTTATTGATATCTCCGATGATATACCCTTTGACGAAATTACAGAGAAAATGACAAGAATCTCCAACTTCAAGATTGAACGTGTGGGGCAGGAGCTTACACTTGATGGAATAGTTATAAGAGATAAGAGTGGTGACCCCGCTAAATTTGGAGAAGCTGTTGTAACTGTAATTGAAAATTCTGATATGCCTGTGATGATATGCTCTTACAACCTTGAGAATCTTGAAATGGGGGCAGAAATTGCTGCCGGGAAGAGAGCCCTGCTCTTTGCTGCAACCATAGATAACTGGGAGGATGTTGCCGAGATTGCTGTTAAGCATGAATGCCCGGTTGTAGCTTCTGCACCAGGCGACATAGAGGCACTTGGCAACCTTGTTCAGAACCTGAACTCAAAAGGTATTGAGGATATTGTTCTGGATATAGGCACCTTTCCTATAGGAGATAAGTATGGTGCAACCCTTGAAAATATGGCAATGATAAGGCGTCTTGCCATTGAGAATAACAACAAGCTCTTTGGCTACCCCGTACTAAACCTTCCCATGGTTGCATGGATGAATAATGAGGATGATGTTAAGGCTGCTATCGATGAAACCATTCTTGCCTCAACCCTTCTACTTCGTTTTTCAGATATAATGGTTCTCCACAGTCTTGAGATGTTTTCTCTTCTACCCCTTCTAACTCTGAGGCAAAATATCTACACAGACCCGAGGATGCCAATTAAGGTGGATGCCGGTGTTTACGCCATTGGCAAACCAGATGAGAATTCACCTGTACTTCTGACAACCAACTTCGCACTTACCTACTATACTGTAGCATCCGATATAGAGTCAACCAAGAAGGACTGCTACCTGCTTGTGGTGAATACAGAGGGTTTAGCTGTCGAACCTGCCATGGCAGGGACAAGATTAACAGGCAGTCTTATAAAGGAAACAATTGAAGAAAGTAATCTTGGTGAAAAGGTTAAACACAGAAAGATAATTATTCCCGGCATGGCAGCAAGAATCAGTGGTGAAATTGAAGACCTGACAGGCTGGGAAGTTATGGTTGGTCCTATCGACTCTTCAAGAATAGGTGCTTTTCTCGATGAAAAGTGGAAGGTGAAATGA
- the pyrC gene encoding dihydroorotase, giving the protein MLIKNCRIFSPDGFTEGDILVEGEKIIKVGRNLKSRGETVLNVRGKPVIPGLVDTHVHLRDFTQKYKETIHSGTEAALAGGITAIMDMPNTKPAITSDRVMERRLNLLKRRALCDFAVYYGITEGNVKERLSKIYLDGTLGEVSPGLLEEAVIKAELLAVHAEDMEIIKKNRERYREHFRIRSPEAEIEAVKKVSLMAQRHNRNVHICHISTQDSLEFLNSNITSEVTPHHLFLNKKHLDSLGSICKTNPPLRTSRDNDALWRALKSGKIDMIASDHAPHTKEEKMGENPPSGVPGLEVTLKLLLTMVNKRFISLSDVVRWCTYAPSRIFNLRNKGIIEPGKHADLLILGMKKEGKIKPEDFYSKAKYSPFEGFSYRGNIERVILRGSVVFEEGEVLTSPGYGEPLK; this is encoded by the coding sequence ATGCTCATAAAAAACTGCAGAATTTTTTCACCTGATGGTTTCACAGAGGGTGACATATTAGTTGAAGGAGAAAAAATAATTAAAGTTGGAAGGAATCTGAAGAGCAGGGGTGAGACTGTTCTGAATGTCAGGGGAAAACCAGTTATTCCTGGTCTGGTTGATACCCATGTGCATCTTCGTGACTTCACCCAGAAATATAAGGAAACTATACATTCTGGTACAGAGGCAGCTCTTGCAGGTGGAATAACAGCTATAATGGATATGCCCAATACAAAGCCAGCTATTACATCTGATAGGGTGATGGAAAGAAGGCTTAACCTTCTGAAAAGGAGAGCTCTCTGTGATTTTGCAGTCTACTATGGAATTACTGAAGGGAATGTAAAGGAAAGATTGAGCAAGATTTATCTTGATGGTACTCTTGGTGAAGTCAGTCCAGGTCTTCTTGAGGAAGCAGTAATAAAAGCTGAGTTACTGGCAGTACATGCTGAAGACATGGAAATTATAAAGAAAAATAGAGAAAGGTACAGAGAGCACTTCAGGATAAGGTCTCCAGAGGCTGAGATTGAAGCTGTTAAGAAGGTTTCTCTTATGGCGCAGAGGCATAACAGGAATGTACACATCTGCCACATCTCCACTCAGGATTCTCTAGAGTTTCTCAATAGTAATATAACTTCAGAAGTAACACCTCATCACCTGTTTCTTAATAAAAAGCATCTGGATAGTCTGGGAAGTATATGCAAGACAAATCCTCCTCTCAGAACCTCCAGGGATAATGACGCCCTGTGGAGAGCTTTAAAATCAGGTAAAATTGATATGATTGCCAGTGACCATGCCCCTCACACTAAAGAAGAAAAGATGGGAGAAAATCCTCCATCCGGAGTACCCGGTCTTGAGGTAACTCTGAAGCTCCTTCTAACCATGGTGAATAAAAGATTTATCTCACTTAGTGATGTGGTAAGGTGGTGCACCTATGCACCTTCAAGAATATTTAATCTTAGAAATAAGGGTATTATAGAGCCGGGCAAACATGCTGACCTGTTAATCCTTGGCATGAAAAAAGAAGGAAAAATCAAACCAGAAGATTTCTACTCAAAAGCAAAGTATTCACCCTTTGAAGGCTTCAGTTACAGAGGTAATATTGAAAGAGTTATACTTCGCGGCAGTGTGGTTTTCGAAGAAGGTGAGGTTCTAACCAGCCCCGGTTATGGTGAACCTTTAAAATAA